A genomic segment from Microbulbifer elongatus encodes:
- a CDS encoding rhomboid family intramembrane serine protease translates to MLIIPIQNKPDWRRPPLVCFALILANLLVFVLYQSGDEDRWRVAEEFYFSSELPVLDEGRFYEFVDAEKPEWRTQAQGAGEEFIYEQLLWSREFHNWLVTRLEQEGAEQWLAQRQQFAERRDSLSSFAFGLIPAEPTLKGLLGHMFLHGGWDHLLGNMVFLLLFGLSVELALGAAWFIGLYLVGGLAAAGLHMGVEAGSMMPMIGASGAVSAVMGMFVAVYGIRRLRFFYTLGFAFGEFTAPALMVLPLWLGKEVFGYFFGSENIAYWAHFGGLIAGFVCTMALIRVRPSREIQVEEDLPPTPEQLALARIESLQNSGKLLEAGQAATAAVRQHPESLSLIRKSIELTALAPESEAHHRAWLGLFALAKMPEQDFAPVAEGLESYLAQTREPRALTARVCLVLAQRAAGEKHWGLVEVLLQRLQQKQQRHPLMARLANGLVEHYRRCGDEERARRALDFARTLQPAAV, encoded by the coding sequence TTGCTGATTATTCCGATTCAGAACAAACCCGACTGGCGCCGGCCCCCACTGGTGTGTTTTGCGCTGATCCTCGCCAATCTGCTGGTGTTTGTGCTCTACCAGAGCGGTGATGAAGACCGCTGGCGGGTGGCGGAAGAGTTTTATTTCTCCAGCGAACTGCCGGTTCTGGACGAGGGGCGCTTTTACGAGTTTGTGGATGCGGAAAAGCCCGAGTGGCGGACCCAGGCGCAGGGTGCCGGAGAAGAATTCATCTACGAGCAGCTGCTGTGGAGCCGCGAATTCCATAACTGGCTGGTGACCCGGCTGGAGCAGGAAGGGGCGGAGCAGTGGCTTGCGCAGCGGCAGCAGTTTGCCGAGCGGCGCGACAGCCTCTCCAGTTTCGCCTTTGGCCTGATACCCGCAGAGCCCACCCTCAAGGGGTTATTGGGGCATATGTTCCTGCACGGCGGCTGGGATCACCTGCTGGGCAATATGGTCTTCCTGCTGCTGTTTGGTCTGTCGGTGGAACTGGCACTGGGTGCCGCCTGGTTTATCGGTCTGTATCTTGTCGGTGGCCTCGCCGCCGCCGGTCTGCACATGGGGGTGGAAGCGGGCAGCATGATGCCGATGATCGGTGCCTCCGGTGCCGTCTCTGCGGTGATGGGTATGTTTGTTGCCGTCTACGGGATTCGTCGACTGCGGTTCTTCTACACCCTGGGTTTTGCTTTTGGCGAATTCACCGCACCGGCACTGATGGTGCTGCCCCTGTGGTTGGGCAAGGAAGTCTTCGGGTATTTCTTCGGCAGCGAGAATATCGCCTACTGGGCGCACTTCGGCGGACTGATTGCGGGGTTTGTCTGCACCATGGCGCTGATTCGCGTGCGCCCCAGCCGCGAGATCCAAGTGGAAGAAGACCTGCCTCCGACCCCGGAGCAATTGGCGCTGGCGCGTATCGAATCCCTGCAGAATAGCGGCAAGCTGCTGGAGGCGGGTCAGGCCGCCACCGCCGCGGTCAGGCAGCATCCGGAATCCCTGTCCCTGATCCGGAAGTCCATCGAGCTCACCGCTCTGGCACCCGAAAGCGAGGCCCACCACCGCGCCTGGCTGGGGCTGTTTGCCCTGGCCAAGATGCCCGAGCAGGACTTTGCGCCGGTAGCGGAAGGGTTGGAATCCTATCTCGCCCAAACCCGAGAGCCCCGTGCGCTCACGGCGCGTGTGTGTCTTGTTCTGGCGCAGCGGGCGGCGGGGGAAAAACACTGGGGATTGGTGGAAGTCTTACTGCAGCGCCTGCAGCAAAAACAGCAGCGCCACCCGCTGATGGCGCGCCTGGCCAATGGCCTGGTCGAACACTACCGCCGTTGCGGCGATGAAGAGCGTGCGCGCAGGGCACTGGATTTTGCGCGGACGTTACAGCCGGCGGCGGTTTAG
- a CDS encoding enoyl-CoA hydratase-related protein — MRVLLLCSAFNGLSQRVHRELSRSGCELLVQLATSDAEMEAAVERFRPNLIICPFLKHKIPDAIWQQLPCLVVHPGIEGDRGPSSLDWAIHQEQPRWGVTLLQANDTMDAGDIWGTQNFPLRPGASKSSLYRREVTTTAVALVKQAIQSFMENDFVPRPLDEARAPGCLLPTMTQKDRAIDWQQDTTAVVLKKLRAADSLPGIREEIGGVTVNLFGGVAAQEFTGTPGAYLVSAGGRICRATVDGAVWLSHAKVAGSFKLPAADVIPPLLDYPVDALPEAPPAVQDIWVEYTDNVAYLFWSFHGGAMSTGQCKALLAQYRELAASDVKVIVLMGGDEFWSNGIHLNTIEAADDPAEESWENINAIDDFVAEVIHTQDKITVSAVRSNAGAGGAMMALASDLVIVRDGVVINPHYQTMGLYGSEYWTYLLPRRLGGEMAKRYTTSCMPVLASEALEDGYADLLFSEDPEAFNRELRDYCTALAAPESVSLLLTEKQERRAEDERIKPLAAYRREELEIMRRTFFDPQAEYHRARKAFVYKQCPKCTPAYLQSALVDFPKEVETA; from the coding sequence ATGCGCGTACTGCTACTGTGCAGTGCTTTCAATGGTTTGAGTCAGCGCGTGCACCGCGAACTGTCTCGATCCGGGTGTGAACTGTTGGTGCAACTAGCGACCAGTGACGCCGAGATGGAAGCAGCGGTCGAGCGCTTTCGTCCGAATTTGATCATCTGTCCGTTTTTAAAACATAAAATTCCCGATGCGATATGGCAGCAGCTGCCCTGTCTGGTGGTGCATCCCGGCATCGAAGGCGATCGCGGGCCTTCGTCGCTGGACTGGGCCATCCATCAGGAGCAGCCCCGCTGGGGTGTCACCCTGCTGCAGGCCAATGACACCATGGATGCCGGGGATATCTGGGGTACACAAAACTTTCCACTGCGTCCGGGCGCGTCCAAATCCAGCCTTTATCGCCGCGAAGTTACCACCACCGCGGTGGCACTGGTAAAGCAGGCGATCCAGTCTTTTATGGAGAATGATTTCGTGCCGCGCCCGCTGGATGAAGCCCGTGCGCCCGGTTGTCTGTTACCTACCATGACGCAGAAGGACCGCGCCATCGACTGGCAGCAGGACACCACCGCGGTCGTGCTGAAAAAACTGCGTGCCGCGGATAGCCTGCCCGGTATTCGGGAAGAAATCGGCGGGGTCACCGTTAACCTGTTCGGCGGCGTGGCGGCGCAGGAATTTACCGGCACACCGGGGGCGTATCTGGTCAGTGCCGGTGGCCGCATCTGTCGGGCAACGGTAGATGGTGCGGTGTGGCTTTCTCACGCCAAAGTCGCCGGTAGCTTCAAATTACCGGCGGCAGACGTGATTCCGCCATTGCTGGATTACCCGGTGGATGCGCTTCCGGAAGCACCGCCTGCGGTGCAGGATATCTGGGTCGAGTACACCGATAATGTGGCCTATCTATTCTGGTCCTTTCACGGCGGTGCCATGTCCACCGGGCAGTGCAAAGCGTTGCTGGCTCAGTACCGCGAGCTGGCGGCTTCCGATGTGAAGGTGATTGTGCTTATGGGCGGGGATGAGTTCTGGAGCAATGGTATCCACCTCAATACCATTGAAGCGGCGGATGACCCGGCCGAGGAGTCCTGGGAAAACATTAACGCCATCGATGATTTTGTTGCAGAGGTGATCCATACCCAGGACAAGATCACGGTTTCTGCGGTGCGCTCCAATGCCGGTGCTGGCGGGGCCATGATGGCGCTGGCGTCAGACCTGGTCATCGTGCGCGATGGGGTTGTGATCAACCCCCATTATCAGACCATGGGCCTATACGGTTCCGAGTACTGGACCTACCTGTTGCCGCGCCGGTTGGGTGGCGAGATGGCGAAGCGCTACACCACCTCCTGTATGCCGGTGCTTGCCTCGGAGGCGCTGGAGGACGGTTATGCCGATCTGCTGTTTTCGGAAGATCCGGAGGCCTTTAACCGTGAGTTGCGGGATTACTGCACGGCTCTGGCCGCACCGGAAAGCGTCAGTCTGTTGTTGACGGAGAAACAGGAGCGTCGCGCCGAGGATGAGCGTATCAAGCCCCTGGCAGCCTATCGTCGTGAGGAGCTGGAGATTATGCGGCGCACTTTCTTTGATCCGCAGGCAGAATATCACCGCGCGCGTAAAGCCTTTGTGTACAAGCAGTGTCCCAAGTGCACGCCTGCCTATCTGCAGTCGGCGCTGGTGGATTTTCCAAAGGAGGTGGAAACGGCCTGA
- the pepB gene encoding aminopeptidase PepB, which translates to MTTAMQVKLETTAAAEHWGKNALLSFAESEARIHATDATGGLLVAVQRAARRLDGMGITDITLAGDNWDLESRWAFWAGYYNPNRKSTLDWGLAEGAEREELEARKAAGLWVREITNGSPENIFPRALAESAADMLQKLAPDAVSYRIVDGDALLDEGFMGIYNVGRGSERGGAMLQLDYNPTGKSDAAVDICLVGKGITFDSGGYSIKPSAGMAHMKSDMGGAAMVSGGLALAIARGLQKRVKLYLCCAENLISGTAFKLGDVITYRNGVTAEILNTDAEGRLVLADGLLEASDQNPQYILDAATLTGAAKMAVGRDYNSVLSLEDAMADKVLSAAKAENEKAWRLPLEKFHLEQIPSGFAEIANVGMDGTPGASTAAAFLAKFVRDEGRGWVHMDLSGSYLPGANDQWAQGAKGHGFRTIARFLQDS; encoded by the coding sequence ATGACAACGGCGATGCAGGTAAAGCTGGAAACAACTGCGGCGGCAGAGCACTGGGGGAAAAATGCACTGCTGAGCTTTGCGGAATCCGAAGCGCGTATTCATGCCACCGACGCAACCGGCGGTCTTCTGGTGGCAGTACAGCGCGCTGCGCGCCGTCTGGATGGTATGGGCATCACCGACATCACTCTTGCCGGTGACAACTGGGATCTGGAGAGCCGCTGGGCATTCTGGGCGGGTTACTACAATCCCAACCGCAAAAGCACACTGGACTGGGGGCTGGCGGAGGGCGCGGAGCGCGAGGAACTGGAAGCGCGCAAGGCGGCCGGGTTATGGGTGCGCGAGATCACCAACGGCTCCCCGGAAAACATCTTTCCCCGCGCCCTGGCGGAAAGTGCTGCTGACATGCTGCAGAAGCTCGCGCCGGATGCGGTGAGCTACCGCATCGTCGACGGTGACGCGCTGCTGGATGAAGGCTTTATGGGCATCTACAACGTAGGTCGTGGCAGTGAGCGGGGCGGTGCCATGCTGCAGCTGGACTACAACCCCACCGGAAAAAGCGATGCTGCGGTGGATATCTGCCTGGTGGGTAAGGGTATTACCTTCGACTCCGGTGGCTACAGTATCAAGCCGTCGGCGGGCATGGCGCATATGAAATCCGATATGGGCGGCGCGGCCATGGTGAGCGGCGGCCTGGCACTGGCTATCGCCCGAGGATTACAGAAGCGCGTCAAGCTGTACCTGTGTTGTGCGGAGAACCTGATCTCCGGAACCGCTTTCAAACTGGGTGATGTGATCACCTACAGAAATGGTGTGACCGCGGAAATTCTGAATACCGATGCGGAAGGGCGCCTGGTGCTGGCGGACGGTCTGCTGGAGGCCAGTGACCAGAACCCGCAGTATATTCTCGACGCAGCAACCCTGACCGGTGCCGCGAAAATGGCAGTCGGGCGGGACTACAACTCGGTACTGAGCCTGGAAGATGCCATGGCGGACAAGGTGCTGAGTGCAGCAAAAGCAGAAAATGAAAAAGCCTGGCGCCTGCCGCTGGAAAAATTTCATCTGGAGCAGATCCCTTCAGGGTTTGCAGAAATTGCCAACGTCGGAATGGATGGTACCCCGGGCGCATCCACTGCTGCGGCGTTTCTCGCGAAATTCGTACGTGATGAAGGGCGCGGCTGGGTGCATATGGATCTTTCCGGCTCCTACCTTCCCGGTGCCAACGATCAGTGGGCGCAAGGTGCCAAGGGGCACGGTTTCCGCACGATTGCCCGTTTCCTGCAGGACAGTTAA
- a CDS encoding mechanosensitive ion channel domain-containing protein, whose protein sequence is MIASHAHNKHAPRADIARWLLLCLCFATLLIPALSWAQLPSTKPKEFSPVVPDFNALAADWWTQWPEATQEQKTQWLADVESAWQTWSNNLPEEAQLDDRVKRVNQRIAGIRKTWEKSESLKSVQILPDVEFPAKPTVLQWAESDAAVARGQQRFLGLQLEKNQLDDGVALSLSRVRERVMVLRDTNRNDPKFLSATLNVFLAQITHIQALEEQLLLKNQLAAWDEELTFARTELERMLKQLQYSAEVAEKLAAARTEEKTNLQELARERSDSQHLIFESSDAAVTLEQQIKMLVFSVEALENRLQIRKQELLQAINSVLAPGGEDENLSIDKDLVENAEKAQANLSRQLNVRQRQIVAWVGEDTEGMRKWWRQFEKIDSALGRTNDLIDDVKRYETAQLYVYQRQQGWWKTLGERFVHQLQEIRTGWRNLANYKLFAISEQAITLKDIAQMALVIIGAWACSRLLNIILRRMVHKSRTTEQSAYTLWRILNYCIVLITFIIILTMVGLDTSKLTLIAGALSVGIGFGMQAIFSNFISGIILLFEQPLRVGDLVELESGVFGRIRDINVRSTRITTRDNVDILVPNSEFVTGRVTNHTLEDPVRRIHVMFGVAYGTDPEQVREAAMAAAERVPVTFTNWQRKTEVWLTGFGDSALDFKLVVWVNSNAVSSLGDLNALYNIELLREFDERGIEIPFPQRDLHVRSWGEGAPLPPAPADGASPEAGGVRKPLERRGSAGAEDWPDAPDDGASSGGESGGDGDAPTGH, encoded by the coding sequence ATGATCGCCAGTCACGCCCACAACAAGCACGCGCCCCGGGCAGATATCGCTCGGTGGTTGTTGCTGTGCCTGTGTTTCGCAACGCTGCTGATCCCCGCGCTTTCCTGGGCCCAGCTCCCCTCCACCAAGCCCAAAGAATTCTCCCCCGTCGTGCCGGACTTCAACGCCTTGGCGGCAGACTGGTGGACCCAATGGCCGGAGGCCACCCAGGAACAGAAAACACAGTGGCTAGCGGATGTAGAAAGCGCCTGGCAGACGTGGAGTAATAACCTACCGGAAGAGGCGCAGCTGGACGACCGGGTGAAACGGGTAAACCAGCGCATTGCCGGTATTCGCAAAACCTGGGAGAAAAGCGAAAGCCTGAAGAGCGTGCAGATACTACCGGATGTGGAGTTTCCGGCTAAGCCGACGGTATTGCAGTGGGCGGAGTCCGATGCGGCGGTAGCCCGCGGGCAGCAGCGTTTTCTCGGACTGCAGCTGGAAAAAAACCAGCTGGACGACGGCGTCGCCCTGTCCCTCAGTCGAGTGCGCGAGCGGGTAATGGTACTGCGCGATACCAACCGCAATGACCCCAAGTTCCTCAGCGCCACACTGAACGTATTTCTCGCACAGATTACCCATATTCAGGCCCTCGAAGAGCAGTTGCTGCTGAAGAATCAGCTGGCGGCCTGGGATGAGGAGCTGACATTCGCCCGTACCGAGCTGGAGCGTATGCTCAAACAGCTGCAGTACAGTGCCGAAGTGGCGGAAAAGCTGGCGGCTGCGCGTACCGAGGAGAAAACCAATCTGCAGGAACTGGCAAGGGAGCGCAGCGATTCCCAGCACCTGATCTTTGAAAGCTCCGATGCTGCAGTCACCCTGGAGCAGCAGATCAAAATGCTGGTGTTCAGTGTGGAGGCGCTGGAAAACCGCTTGCAGATTCGCAAGCAGGAGCTACTGCAGGCGATCAACAGTGTGCTGGCACCGGGCGGTGAGGACGAGAACCTGTCCATCGACAAGGACCTGGTCGAGAACGCGGAGAAAGCCCAGGCCAACCTTTCCCGGCAGCTCAATGTGCGCCAGCGTCAGATTGTTGCCTGGGTGGGGGAAGACACCGAGGGCATGCGGAAATGGTGGCGCCAGTTCGAGAAAATCGACAGTGCGCTGGGGCGGACCAACGACCTGATCGACGATGTAAAGCGCTACGAGACCGCGCAGCTGTATGTGTATCAGCGTCAGCAGGGCTGGTGGAAAACCCTTGGCGAACGCTTCGTGCATCAATTGCAGGAAATACGCACGGGCTGGCGCAATCTCGCCAACTACAAACTGTTCGCGATCAGTGAGCAGGCGATTACCCTGAAAGACATCGCGCAGATGGCCCTGGTGATCATCGGCGCCTGGGCCTGCTCCCGCCTGCTCAATATTATTTTGCGGCGTATGGTGCACAAGAGCCGCACTACCGAGCAGTCTGCCTACACCCTGTGGCGGATTCTCAATTACTGCATCGTACTGATCACCTTCATCATCATTCTCACCATGGTGGGGCTGGACACCTCCAAGCTGACACTGATTGCCGGTGCGCTCTCGGTGGGTATCGGCTTCGGGATGCAGGCGATTTTCTCCAATTTTATCTCCGGGATTATCCTGCTGTTCGAGCAGCCGTTAAGGGTCGGCGACCTGGTGGAACTGGAGTCCGGGGTGTTCGGGCGCATCCGCGATATCAATGTGCGTTCCACCCGGATTACCACCCGCGACAACGTGGATATCCTGGTACCCAACTCCGAATTCGTGACCGGCCGGGTCACCAACCACACGCTGGAAGATCCGGTGCGTCGGATACACGTGATGTTCGGCGTCGCCTATGGCACCGACCCGGAGCAGGTGCGGGAGGCGGCCATGGCCGCGGCGGAACGGGTGCCGGTCACCTTTACCAATTGGCAGCGCAAAACCGAGGTGTGGCTCACCGGCTTTGGTGACAGCGCGCTGGATTTCAAACTGGTGGTGTGGGTCAACAGCAATGCGGTGTCGTCCCTCGGTGATCTGAACGCGCTCTACAACATTGAACTGCTGCGGGAGTTTGATGAGCGCGGCATCGAGATCCCCTTCCCGCAGCGGGACCTGCATGTGCGCAGTTGGGGAGAGGGGGCGCCGCTGCCCCCAGCGCCCGCAGATGGCGCGTCACCCGAGGCCGGCGGAGTACGCAAGCCCTTAGAGCGGCGGGGTTCCGCCGGCGCCGAGGACTGGCCGGATGCCCCGGATGATGGCGCCAGTAGCGGGGGCGAGAGCGGTGGAGACGGGGACGCGCCAACCGGTCACTGA
- a CDS encoding DUF3827 domain-containing protein, which produces MNLPKLIDSRCAICGVRPHLLAAALLTAASLAVPPGVQAQSTPPAGQSSGESAEDYARDPNRQKQLSADAVRLILSGNIYFYQGGYFYRQEDDGYLRVEPPLGAELTFLPYGSQGFEIDGRRFFLSGTGTFYRYEPRRRSYVVTTPPYEWRRYYNGDLVGAYEDRLYGDPDLELENLRDRSGIPRAYPPVPPSGARPDGMNSEPLQEDGYRDPRRRDPSPYANIRPRYDANGERYDNRALAESLCRQDATSAAQRGSSLDRQRLRIYQREYRDCIQRYDRQR; this is translated from the coding sequence GTGAATTTGCCCAAGTTGATCGACTCCAGGTGTGCCATCTGCGGAGTCAGGCCGCATCTGCTGGCTGCTGCATTGCTGACCGCAGCCAGTCTCGCTGTTCCTCCGGGAGTGCAGGCGCAGAGCACGCCCCCGGCGGGGCAGTCCAGCGGGGAATCGGCGGAAGATTATGCCCGTGATCCCAATCGCCAGAAGCAGCTGTCGGCCGATGCCGTCCGCCTGATCTTGAGTGGCAATATCTATTTTTACCAGGGAGGGTATTTCTACCGTCAGGAGGATGACGGTTACCTGCGGGTGGAACCTCCACTGGGGGCGGAACTCACGTTCCTGCCGTACGGCAGCCAGGGGTTTGAAATCGATGGCCGGCGGTTTTTTCTCAGTGGTACCGGCACTTTTTATCGTTACGAGCCCCGCCGGCGCAGTTATGTGGTGACCACGCCACCCTACGAGTGGAGGCGGTACTATAACGGTGACCTGGTGGGCGCTTATGAAGACCGTCTCTACGGCGATCCCGACCTGGAACTGGAAAATCTGCGCGACCGCTCTGGTATCCCGCGCGCCTATCCACCTGTCCCACCCAGTGGCGCCCGTCCCGATGGGATGAACAGTGAGCCCCTGCAGGAGGACGGATACCGCGACCCCCGTCGCCGGGATCCGAGCCCTTATGCCAACATCCGCCCGCGCTACGATGCCAATGGCGAACGTTACGACAATCGCGCCCTGGCGGAGTCCCTGTGCCGCCAGGATGCCACCAGTGCGGCACAGCGGGGCAGCAGTCTCGACCGTCAACGATTGCGTATTTATCAACGGGAATACCGGGACTGTATCCAGCGTTACGACCGTCAGCGCTAG